In Salvia miltiorrhiza cultivar Shanhuang (shh) chromosome 4, IMPLAD_Smil_shh, whole genome shotgun sequence, the DNA window TTGCATAGCTTGCTTGTTAATAGATCGGATGCCTGAATGTTCGCACACACATTTAATGCGAAATTCGTCATTTACAGTATATTAGTCTCACCTGCTTATTACAGTGGAATTTGGAATAACATCCTGAACCTTGTGTTTCCAGTTTCAACATTTGGTGCAGTTCTTGACATGGTTACAGACAGGTACGTTTTTGGTTATATGTTAATAATATGTCGACATGTTTACTACATTTGTCGTTTGTTTTTAGTAAGCTTGCATTTTAATATCCTTGCTTCCTTTCACCCATTTCTGAAAAAAGTGACCCTGTTTAATCCATTTTACATCACAGGATAAGCACAGCTTGTCTGCTGGTTGTTCTCTCCCAAGTTTATAGGTAAATTTGATTAGGTTTTATTGTCTCGAACTTCTACAGATGCACCACAATATTAGTCCTCACTCCTGATGTTTTCCAGGCCTGGGTTGATTTTCTTGTCATTGCTTGCTCTAGACATTGCCAGTCATTGGTTGCAAATGTATAGGTATTAGCCCTGTTACAAACCTTCCTATGTGTTTGTTCCTTCCTCAGTGATAGCTTCCCTATTCACTTACTACTTTGTCCACAGTACCTTCTTGGTGGGCAAGAGTAGTCATAAGGATGTTAAAGATAGCAGCAGCTGGCTTTTCAAGCTTTACTACAGGAATCGGAAGTTTATGGGTTATTGTTGTGTTTCTTGTGAGGTAATTATTGTCTGTTACTATGTCTTTCAAGTTTTGATATGTTACTTAATTTGTTGGTTTGGCTGACAGGTGCTTTATATTATATTGTTTCTTTTGGCAAATAATCCGACTGAGAACCTTATTGAAGTGAGTCTCATCTTACTTGATTGTATCGTATAGCATTAAATGAGACATATACTTATACCATcctattttttgttaattttctcTCAGGTTTTATTAAATGTTTCTACGCGAAACTGGCTGTACCTGACTTTACTTCCTTTGAGTCTTGTTGGATGGGCAATCAAACAACTAATTAACATTATACAGGTAAAGAGTtagtaacaaaaaataattgtgTTCCTCATTTTATCTTAATGATATCTCAACAAATGTATGCTTAAATGCTATGCTATGTGCATTCTTAAGTTCAAGTTTTCTGCTATGCATCTAACAATAAGCAAATTATATGGGGATAATGTCTTCTATTTCTAAGTACTCTCTTGAGTTCATATTTTTTCTATGGTGCATGAATGTGATTATTAAAGTAGTACCATAAAAGTTTCCAGATATTTCCTTTAAAAAGTAGTAGATGTGACTCTCCGGATCATTTCTGCATTCTCCTCGGTCGTGTCTATCTTCAACTTAAACTGTTCAGTCGTTTTGTGGTTACAGATGAAGACAGCTTCAGATGCATGTATACTTTATGACATCGCTAAGAAGCAGTAGGAGGGATGACCAACCTTGCTTTGTTTCCTGCAAACATCAAATTTCATTTTGGTTTGACTGGTGCAACATATTTATGGATGGATTGGCATTCAGGATTCCAACATGCGTCTTGAATCAGGAGTTGATTACGTGCTTGTCAATGAATTCAAACGAGATAA includes these proteins:
- the LOC131022078 gene encoding probable CDP-diacylglycerol--inositol 3-phosphatidyltransferase 2 is translated as MANKSRPSTLSVYLYVPNIIGYVRILMNCYAFAICFKDKYLFSLLYFVSFVCDALDGWFARKLNQVSTFGAVLDMVTDRISTACLLVVLSQVYRPGLIFLSLLALDIASHWLQMYSTFLVGKSSHKDVKDSSSWLFKLYYRNRKFMGYCCVSCEVLYIILFLLANNPTENLIEVLLNVSTRNWLYLTLLPLSLVGWAIKQLINIIQMKTASDACILYDIAKKQ